GCGACCTTCGTGGACTCTCCGACCTCGAGACCCGCCCGCTCGAGCTCGAGCCCGTCGACCTCGAGCAGCTGCTGCACGACTGCGTCGCGTCGCTGGCGCAGCAGCATCCGGATGCGGCGTCGCAGGTGTCGGTGCAGGTCACGCGCGTGCCGTGGCCGGTGCCGACGATGCGGCTCGACCTCGACCTCGTGGGCCTCGCGATCGACAACGTGCTCGCCAACGCGCGCAAGTTCGGCGGCGGCGGGCCGGTGGAGGTGCGGCTGCGCGAGTCCGACGGGTGGGCGGTCGTCGAGGTCGCCGACTCGGGGCGCGGCGTGCCCGCCGACGAGGCTGCGCACGTGTTCGACGAGCTCGCCCGCGCCCGCAACGCCCGCGACGTGCCCGGCTCGGGCATCGGCCTGTCGCTCGTGCGCACCGTCGTGCAGCGGCACGGCGGCTCGGTCGCGCTGCGGTCGCGCGAGGGCGAGGGCACGGTCGTCGAGCTGCGTCTGCCGCCCGCTCCGCCCGCGGATGCGCCGGGTGTGGGGATGCCGTCGGCGGGTGTGCGCTGACCAGCCATCCGTTCCGGTGACTGGTCGCAGTTGCACCACACTGGTCGCAGTTTCGGTGCAATGGCGACCAGTCATGCGTGCATCTGCGACCAGTCGCGTGCAACTGCGACCAGTCCCGGAGGGGTCAGTCGGTCGAGGTGCTCGAGCCGTCGACGCCCGCACGAGACGCGGCAGCCTCGTCCTCGGCGCGCAGGCGCTCCCACTGCTCCTGCCGCAGCGCGCCGCGGTGCACGAGCACGGCGGAGAGACCCATGAGGATGAGCCACGCGATGATCGGGTAGACCGCGAGCCGCTCGATGCCGCCCACGCCGAGGCCCAGGTCGGCGCCGGGCGTCGACGGCAGCAGCACGAGGCCGACCATGCCGACGGCGCCGATCGCGACGAGCACGAGCGACAGGATGCCCACCCCGCGCCAGCGCCGCGCGAGCATCCCGAGCCCGGCGACGAGCATCCACACGAGCCCGCCGCCGATCGCGAGCATCGCGCCGACGCCGTGGATCGCGGCGCGCGTCGCGTCACCCCCGAGGTCCTCGGCGATCGATCCCGGGAAGGTGCCGACGAGCAGCATCCCCACGCCGTGCACGACGCCCAGCGCCGTCGCCGCCCACCGCCACGCGCGCGGCAGCAGCCACGCGAGCTGCCACACCGCGACGAGCACGATGAGCCCCTGCAGCACGAACGCCGCATCCATGAGCAGCCACTGCGGCGAGCACACGACGCGGTCCTCGAGCACGAGGCACTCGGGCACGCCGAGGTCGGAGATGTAGTTGTCGCCGAACGAGTACGGCGCCGACGTCCACGCCGCCGACACCACCTGCTCGGCGATGAGGTACTGCGCCGTCGCCACGAGCGCGACGCCGCCGCGGGCGAGGCGGCGGTCGGTGAGGTCGGGGGCGGATGCGGTCACCCGACAAGCCTGGCACGCGCAGCGGGTGCGGGATGCGGCGGGCAGGGAGCGCACCGCGATGGCGGTCGCCCAGGACGGGGTCGCGGACCAGCCTCCTCGCGGGGACCCTTCGAGGCTCGCTTCGCTCGCACCTCAGGGAGCGGCGGTGGGAGCGCACCCATCCACGCCCACGCCCCGGACACTGGCCGCGCACCGCGTCGAGGAGGAAGGTAGGGGCATGCGCCCCGAGCCCATCCCGCCGAAGCCCGGCCAGGAGTCCGTCTGGGACTACCCGCGGCCGCCCCGACTCGAGGACGCCGGCGTGCACATCGTCGTGCGGCTCGCCGGCACGATCGTCGCGCAGACCGACGACGCGCTGCGCGTGCTGGAGACGAGCCATCCGCCGACCTACTACCTGCCGTCGGAGGCGTTCGCGCCCGGCGCGCTCGTGCCCGCCGCGGGCGCGAGCATGTGCGAGTGGAAGGGCCGAGCGCGCTACGCCGACGTGCGCGCCCTGGGCCACTCCGTCGCCCGCGCTGCCTGGACGTACCCGACGCCGAACGCCGGCTACGAGCGCATCCGCGACCACTGGGCGATCATGCCCGGCGCCCCGCTCGTCTGCACCGTCGACGGCGAGGAGGTCGTGCCGCAGGACGGCGGCTTCTACGGCGGCTGGATCACGTCGAAGGTCGCGGGCCCGTTCAAGGGCGGCCCGGGCTCCATGGGCTGGTAGCCCAGCGCGACCGGCACGACCGAAGCCCCACCGCACGAAGAAGGGGCGCGAGCCGAAGCCCGCGCCCCTCCACCCTCCCGTGGGTCAGCCCGTGCAGGCCGTCAGGTCGAACACGCTCTGGTCGAGCGCGTTCTGGTCGCCGAGGAGCACGATCTGGGGGTCGTCCAGACGGTCCACCTCGCCGAGCACGTCAGCCCACATGCACGTCGGTCGGGTCACGAACACCGGCACGCCCTGCGCGCCAGCGATCGCGGATCCGGCCAGCGCATCCGGGAATCGGAGACCGGTGGCGACGTAGATGCGGTCGGCGCTGCCGGCGAACGAGTCCTGCGCCACGAGCACGCCCGTGTCGAATCGGTTCGCACCGGCGTAGCGCTCGGCGATCGTGAAGCCAGCCGACTGGAACGCCGCCTCCTGGCTCGTCGCGACCGCGTTCGCGTCACCCGCGATGTACAGGTCCTCGACGCCCAGGTCCTGCAGGCTCGAGATGAGCCCCGGCGTCGGGGTGGCACCGTACGTCAGCAGCAGCGGCGCGTTCAGCGCACCTGCCGCGGCGCCGGCCGTCAGCGCGTCGGGGAAGTTGAGCCCCGTCGCGATGTAGGCCGAGTCGGCGCCGTTGAACGCGTACTCCGCGATGAGGATCGACGTCTCGAAGCGGTTCGCGCCGCCGAGTCGCACGATGTCGCCCGCGTACGGGTCGACCTGCGATGCGACGTTGGCGCTCACCGAGTTCTCGTCGCCGAGGATCACCACGATGTCCGGGTCGAGGCGGTCGAGCTCCTGGATGACGGACGGCTCCAGGTACTCCTGACGGGTCAGGAGCAGCGGGGCGTCCTGCTGCGCGGCAGCGGGGGCTGCCGACAGCGCATCCGGGAACTTCAGGCCGTTGGCGAGGTAGACCACGTCGGCGCCGAACGGGAAGGCGTCGCGCGAGATCTCCACGGCCGTCTGGAACCGGTCGGGGCCGGCGAGACGGATGACGGGGTCGCCAGCGGCCCGCACCGAGAAGGTGTCGGATGCGCTGCGCGGGCCCTGCACGCCCGTCGCGGTCAGCGTCTGCGGCGCCGTCACGGTGGGCGGCACCTGGAACGCGCCGGTCACGAGCGCGCCGTCGGGGGCGACGGAGACGGGCACCGTGCCGAGCACGACGCTGTCCTCGTCGGTCACCGACACCGCGACCGTGCCCTGCGTCGGGTCCCAGCCCTCGCCATCCAGCGCGACGAGCTGGCCGGGCTCGACGGCGCTCGGCGACACGATGAGCGTCGCCGGGCCGGCGGGCACCTGCACGACCGTGACCGTGGCGGTCTCGGTCTTGCCGTCCTGCACCGCGGTGAAGGTCAGCGGGCCCAGCGGCACCTCGCCCAGGACGTAGAAGCCCTGCGAGAACGCGGAGTCCGCCGACGTCGCCGTGAACGAGCCCACGACGGCGCCGCCCGTGGCGGTGGCGATGATGCTCACGGTGCCGTCGGACCAGCCGGTGCCCGAGACGGTCACGACCTGGCCGCGCTGCACGACCGGGGGCGTCGCGGCGAGCGTCTCCTCGAGGTCGATCTCGAGCTCGGTCTCACCCTCGTCGTCGCACGGTGCGGAGGCGGAGGTGACGGCCGTGATGGTGACGGAGTCCACGTCGATGCCCGTGGGCACCGTCCAGATCTGCGTCCACTCGCCGTCGATCACCGGCACGAGCGCGTACGTCGCGACGACGGTCGAGCCCGAGGCGATCGTGATGTCCACGGGGCCGCAGAGGAAGCCGGTGCCCGTGATCGTGACCGGGTCGCCCGGGTCGACGGGGTCGGGATCGGCGGTGACGACCGCGTCCTCCAGCACCTCGAGGGGCGTGGTGGCCTCGTCGGTGCCGTCGTCGGCGGTGACCGTGAGGTCGGCCGGGCCGGTGCCGTCGGGGATCGTGAACGTGCCGGTGATGACGCCGTCGACGGGCGTCAGCACGAGCGGCGGCTCGCCCTCGATGATCGTCACCGTCACGTCGTCGTCGCCCCAGCCGGAGCCGCCGATCGTCACGGTGTCCTCGTCGTGCACGCGGCCGGGCGTCGCCGTGACCGTGGGCGCGAGCGTGACCTCGAGCTCGGTCGTGGCCGTGTCGACGCCCTGCGTGGCCGTGGCCGTGAGGGTGCCGGCGGGGGTGCCGTCGGGCACGAGGAACTCGTCGGCGATCACGCCGTCGGCGGGCGTGATGACGAGCGGCTCGCCCACAGGCTCGTCGAGCTCGTTCGTGAAGATCACCGTGACGTCGCCGGGGCCCCAGCCGGAGCCTCCGACCTGCACGGTGTCGAGCGGACGCGCGATGCCGGGCGTGACCGTGACCGACGGCTCGGGCACGACGGTGAGCGACGTCGCCGCATCCTCGTCGCCCTGCACGGCGGTGACGATGACCGAGCCCGTCGCGGTCCCCGCGGGGATCGCGAACTGGTCGGCGATCGTGCCGTCGTCGGCGATGTCCGCCTCGGCGATCGTGACGGTGCCGATGGGCGCGCCGCCCTGCGTGAAGGTGACGACGACGTCGCCGCCTGCGGGCAGCCAGCCGCCGCCCGTGACGTCGACGGTCGCGCCGACGCGCACGCTCGGCGGGTCGACCGCCACGGTGGCGGCGCCGAAGATCTCCACGGCGTCGGTCAGCGTGTCGTCGCCCTGCACCGCGGTGGCGTCGAGCGTGCCGAGCGGCGCATCGGTCGGCACCGTGAAGGTGCCGTCGAGCGAGCCGCCCGTGCCCGGCGGGATCGTGACGGGCGAGCCGACCGGCGTGCCGTCGTGCGAGAACGTCACGGTGACGTCGGTGCCCTCGGTCCAGCCGGCGCCCGTGATGTCGAGCACGTCGCCGAGGCGAGCCTCGGCCTGCGCGACGTCGAACTCCTCGGGGAGGTCGATGTCGACCGGGGTCTCCTCGTCCTCCTCGCACTCGCCCGAGCCGTAGGCGCGGATCGTGACCTGCGTCACGTCGATGTCCTCGGGCACCTCCCACACGACCGACCAGGATCCGTCGGTCTCGGAGACGGGCACGTCGGTGAAGGTGTCGATGACGTCGGTGCCGTCGAGGATGTCGACGGTGAGCGGGCCGCAGATGAAGCCCTCGCCGCTGATCGTCACGGGCGTGCCGGGGTCGAGCGGGGGCTCGGGGTCGACGATGATCACGGGCGGTCCGAAGACGTCGACGCTCGCCGACGCGGGGGCGCCGTCCTGCGTCGCCGTGCCGGTGAGGGTGCCGATCGCGGTGTCGCCGGGCACCGTGAAGGTGCCGGTGATGCCGCCCTCGCCGTCGAGCGTCGCCGTCACCGGGGCGCCGACGGGGTTCTCGTTCTCGTCGACGAATGCCACCGTGACGGGGCCGCCGTCGGGGTTCCAGCCGGAGCCGGCGATGTCGACCGTGTCGCCCTGGTGCACGCGCGGGGGCGTGAGCTCGAGCGTGCCGGCGACGGCCGACGGCTCGACGTTCGACACCGACGACGAGCCGAGGTCGATGTTCGCGAGGTTCGAGCCGAGCGCGTTCGGCAGCAGCGTGATCGTCATGGCCCGCACGGTGTAGCCGTCGGGGATGTCGACCTCCTCCGTGCCGGACATCGTCGAGTAGCCGTCGCGGTTCGTGGCGAACGGCTGGCCGCCGCCTGCGACGAGGTGCGGCTGCACGTTCACCGTGATGCTGGCGATGTTGCTCGCGACGCCCGAGAGGGCCGGGCTCAGCAGGTTCGTGGCACCCACGACGACGCCCTGGATCGCGGTCGAGACGTCGCCGCTGGACGCGGCGAGGATGTTCGCGACGGGGGTCGCGAGTCCGGCGACGATGGCGGGCACGATGGTGCCGACGAGCTCCGTGGTGAGTCCGCTGACCAGGCCGTTGACGAGACCCTGGACGGCAGGGCCGACGATGGGGCCGAGGCTCGCGATGAGCCCGGGGATGAGCGCGATGTTCACCGTGCTGGTGGCGGTGCCGTTCGCGAACTGGCCGATCGTGCCCGAGATGAGGATCGAGCCGTCGATGATGGGGATCGTGCCGACGCCGAGCGGCAGCGCGGCCGACGCGGCGACGTCGATGCCCACCGTGAGCGACGTCGTGTTCAGCAGCGTGCTGACGGAGTTGGTCAGCGGCGTCGTGATGTCGCCGAGCGCGCTCGCGATGCCCGTCGTGAGCGCCTGGATGGTGTCGGCGTCGAGGATCTGCGTGTTGGGGTCGAGGCCGTTGAGCCCGATGCCGTCCGGGTTCACGATCTGCGCGAGATCGACCGAGACGGCGCCGGTGGCGAGGTCGATCGTGACCGACTGGTCGTCGGAGACGAGCACGCCGTTCGATCCGCCGAGCGCCGTGTCGACGGCCGCCGACAGGTCGGGCGCCGTGACGTTGACCTGGATGTCGTCGAGCGTGAGGCTCGCGAGCCCGAGTGCGTTGAGGTCGACGTTCAGGCCGTCGAGCACGTCCTGCACGGCGCCGTCGGGGCCGGCGAGGCCGTTGAGGTCGGTGCGCAGGTCGATCGTGACGCCCGTGAGGCCCGTGCGCAGCTGGGTCGTGATGCCCGCGACGAGGTCGGAGTGCACGTCGAGCGTGAGGTCGGTGAGGAGGTACTCGGAGTCGAAGGCGTCGTCGACCTCGGTCGCGTGCGAGCCGAAGGCGCCGAGCTCGAGGGAGACCTGGTCGACGATCTCGTCGGTCACCGCGTCGACGCCGAGGCTGCCGAGCAGCGCGGTGAGGTCGACGGACGACGAGCCCGTGCCGGAGGGCGGCTCCTCGTTCGGGTCGAGCTGGAGCCCGCCGTCCTCGTCGAGGAGGCCGGCGGCGGCGACGGCGTCGTTCGCGCTCGACGCGTCGGCGTAGCTCGAGAGCACGCCGGCGCCGCCGAGCTCGAGCAGGCCGTTGTCCTGGCCCGCGTGGAGGAGTGGCACCGTGAGGCCGTCCTCGATGACTTCGAGCTCGCCGCCGAGCAGGCCAAGGTTGAGGCCGTTGGAGTCGATGCCGGGGTTGCTGGGGAAGGCCGACTGCGAGAAGGCCGTGGCGAGGAGGTCGTCGGAGCCAAGCAGCTCGACGCCGAGCACCTCTCCGAACGCCTCCGCGGTGTCGCCTGGCGCCGCTGACGCGGGCGCGACTCCGAATCCCGCGATCGCGATGGCCGCTGCTGCGACCCCCGCGATCGGCTTCCATGTTGCTGTGCGACGCATCGCTGCCCCCTATGGATGACGAGTGAGGTGTCCTCAACCGTGAACGTACCCCGCGCCCTCGACTGTGGATAGAGCCGCAGTGGTCAGGGAGCGGGTGTATAGTCAGCCGCCCGCGACGGATGAGGAATCGTGCAATCCTCACGTCGCCTCTGCCGCACCACAGCGGGCGAGTCGAGGATCGTTCGATGACCGAACGATCGACGCCCGGGGGTCATCCGCATTCGGGGCACACGCCCGGGCATGCAGAGACGCCCCGGACCTGGACGGTCCGGGGCGTCTCGGGGGACGAATCGGGGTACGGCTAGGCGTTCGCCGCCGTGATGCCCGACGTCGACGCGATGACGTCGCGCATCTTGCGCTCGAACGCCTCGAAGAACATCGACAGCGGGAACTCGTCGTCCATCACGAGGTCGGTGAGCTCGCGCGGCGCACCCGTGAGCGGCAGGTCGCCCGCCTTCCACGCGGATGCGGGGTGCGGCTCGACCGTCGCCGACACGAGCTCGTACGCGGCGAGCCAGTGCGCGATCTTGGGGCGGTCGATCGAGCGCCAGTACAGGTGCTCGATCGCTGCGCCGAGCTCGTTGACCATGTCGGGCACCGCATCCCAGTCGAACGCGAGCTGCGTGTCGGTCCAGTGCAGCACGCGGCGCTGGTGCAGCCACGCGAACAGCAGCTGGCCGCCGAGGCCGTCGTAGTTGCGCACGCGCGAGCCCGTGATCGAGAAGCGGAAGATGCGGTCGAAGATCA
The sequence above is a segment of the Agrococcus jejuensis genome. Coding sequences within it:
- a CDS encoding DUF998 domain-containing protein, which produces MTASAPDLTDRRLARGGVALVATAQYLIAEQVVSAAWTSAPYSFGDNYISDLGVPECLVLEDRVVCSPQWLLMDAAFVLQGLIVLVAVWQLAWLLPRAWRWAATALGVVHGVGMLLVGTFPGSIAEDLGGDATRAAIHGVGAMLAIGGGLVWMLVAGLGMLARRWRGVGILSLVLVAIGAVGMVGLVLLPSTPGADLGLGVGGIERLAVYPIIAWLILMGLSAVLVHRGALRQEQWERLRAEDEAAASRAGVDGSSTSTD
- a CDS encoding DUF427 domain-containing protein, whose product is MRPEPIPPKPGQESVWDYPRPPRLEDAGVHIVVRLAGTIVAQTDDALRVLETSHPPTYYLPSEAFAPGALVPAAGASMCEWKGRARYADVRALGHSVARAAWTYPTPNAGYERIRDHWAIMPGAPLVCTVDGEEVVPQDGGFYGGWITSKVAGPFKGGPGSMGW
- a CDS encoding choice-of-anchor G family protein, yielding MRRTATWKPIAGVAAAAIAIAGFGVAPASAAPGDTAEAFGEVLGVELLGSDDLLATAFSQSAFPSNPGIDSNGLNLGLLGGELEVIEDGLTVPLLHAGQDNGLLELGGAGVLSSYADASSANDAVAAAGLLDEDGGLQLDPNEEPPSGTGSSSVDLTALLGSLGVDAVTDEIVDQVSLELGAFGSHATEVDDAFDSEYLLTDLTLDVHSDLVAGITTQLRTGLTGVTIDLRTDLNGLAGPDGAVQDVLDGLNVDLNALGLASLTLDDIQVNVTAPDLSAAVDTALGGSNGVLVSDDQSVTIDLATGAVSVDLAQIVNPDGIGLNGLDPNTQILDADTIQALTTGIASALGDITTPLTNSVSTLLNTTSLTVGIDVAASAALPLGVGTIPIIDGSILISGTIGQFANGTATSTVNIALIPGLIASLGPIVGPAVQGLVNGLVSGLTTELVGTIVPAIVAGLATPVANILAASSGDVSTAIQGVVVGATNLLSPALSGVASNIASITVNVQPHLVAGGGQPFATNRDGYSTMSGTEEVDIPDGYTVRAMTITLLPNALGSNLANIDLGSSSVSNVEPSAVAGTLELTPPRVHQGDTVDIAGSGWNPDGGPVTVAFVDENENPVGAPVTATLDGEGGITGTFTVPGDTAIGTLTGTATQDGAPASASVDVFGPPVIIVDPEPPLDPGTPVTISGEGFICGPLTVDILDGTDVIDTFTDVPVSETDGSWSVVWEVPEDIDVTQVTIRAYGSGECEEDEETPVDIDLPEEFDVAQAEARLGDVLDITGAGWTEGTDVTVTFSHDGTPVGSPVTIPPGTGGSLDGTFTVPTDAPLGTLDATAVQGDDTLTDAVEIFGAATVAVDPPSVRVGATVDVTGGGWLPAGGDVVVTFTQGGAPIGTVTIAEADIADDGTIADQFAIPAGTATGSVIVTAVQGDEDAATSLTVVPEPSVTVTPGIARPLDTVQVGGSGWGPGDVTVIFTNELDEPVGEPLVITPADGVIADEFLVPDGTPAGTLTATATQGVDTATTELEVTLAPTVTATPGRVHDEDTVTIGGSGWGDDDVTVTIIEGEPPLVLTPVDGVITGTFTIPDGTGPADLTVTADDGTDEATTPLEVLEDAVVTADPDPVDPGDPVTITGTGFLCGPVDITIASGSTVVATYALVPVIDGEWTQIWTVPTGIDVDSVTITAVTSASAPCDDEGETELEIDLEETLAATPPVVQRGQVVTVSGTGWSDGTVSIIATATGGAVVGSFTATSADSAFSQGFYVLGEVPLGPLTFTAVQDGKTETATVTVVQVPAGPATLIVSPSAVEPGQLVALDGEGWDPTQGTVAVSVTDEDSVVLGTVPVSVAPDGALVTGAFQVPPTVTAPQTLTATGVQGPRSASDTFSVRAAGDPVIRLAGPDRFQTAVEISRDAFPFGADVVYLANGLKFPDALSAAPAAAQQDAPLLLTRQEYLEPSVIQELDRLDPDIVVILGDENSVSANVASQVDPYAGDIVRLGGANRFETSILIAEYAFNGADSAYIATGLNFPDALTAGAAAGALNAPLLLTYGATPTPGLISSLQDLGVEDLYIAGDANAVATSQEAAFQSAGFTIAERYAGANRFDTGVLVAQDSFAGSADRIYVATGLRFPDALAGSAIAGAQGVPVFVTRPTCMWADVLGEVDRLDDPQIVLLGDQNALDQSVFDLTACTG
- a CDS encoding sensor histidine kinase, coding for MTRRILLALVPLLVGVVGAVTLAIAGVRTEAILTVPLTTAALVFGLLVSVLLVLLVVRARRRALARGRIEDARQQGIAQGSAAEREAHRRFLARLDHELKNPVQAIRATVAAVPGAASDPRLTTVDAQASRLASLVGDLRGLSDLETRPLELEPVDLEQLLHDCVASLAQQHPDAASQVSVQVTRVPWPVPTMRLDLDLVGLAIDNVLANARKFGGGGPVEVRLRESDGWAVVEVADSGRGVPADEAAHVFDELARARNARDVPGSGIGLSLVRTVVQRHGGSVALRSREGEGTVVELRLPPAPPADAPGVGMPSAGVR